The Penaeus vannamei isolate JL-2024 chromosome 39, ASM4276789v1, whole genome shotgun sequence genome window below encodes:
- the net gene encoding uncharacterized protein net translates to MRSMEEEVEGGGTREDFLSEDDHSPTDASEDSVEVRVQPIRAHHPHRPPTPPTPPAHHKFHKFRKHYSALRQEYPVHAARASPAPASPPASPVEPHTGAAPLSPGTRAAARNRRKPAEPRRLCHEAAPKRPHSPDPPRAAKAARTDGATDVSEKSAPSSPSPGAPPLLQHHPLLSSFRRPPMGAFPPLLIPPAWPPVTAQWGYPRVVNPLGWAGLTPGLTPALSPHHYPMLLPHPYPLPRPLLPSQLPPASPPPKSPPPRTPPGERAPRDDLPLPLVTRVAAAEGPSPSAGAHPAARAEVSVVRKAGKAPSKFLSVESLIASDSPSRAPADGEDDVAGSMGGDACPPDDDDTIHALLQPSKQKQRNYKNMTRERRIEANARERNRVHTISAAFEKLRTSVPAYSHNQKLSKLSVLRIACSYILSLSRLAGHDYSAGGTEPSFSECVDLTTRTIQVEGKAKKKRDE, encoded by the coding sequence GagcatggaggaggaggtggagggcggaggCACGCGCGAAGACTTCCTGAGCGAGGACGACCACTCCCCGACCGACGCCTCTGAGGACAGCGTGGAGGTGCGCGTCCAGCCCATCCGCGcccaccacccccaccgcccgcccaccccgcccacgccgcccgcccACCACAAGTTCCACAAGTTCCGCAAGCACTACTCCGCGCTGAGGCAGGAGTACCCGGTGCACGCCGCCCGCGCCTCCCCAGCGCCCGCCAGTCCGCCCGCCAGCCCCGTGGAGCCGCACACAGGCGCGGCGCCGCTGTCGCCCGGGACGCGCGCCGCAGCCCGCAACCGCCGCAAGCCCGCCGAGCCTCGACGCCTGTGCCACGAGGCGGCGCCCAAGCGCCCGCACAGCCCCGACCCGCCGCGCGCCGCGAAGGCCGCCCGCACCGATGGCGCCACTGACGTCTCCGAGAAGAGCGCGCCCTCGTCGCCGTCCCCGGGGGCGCCGCCGCTCCTGCAGCACCACCCACTGCTCAGTTCCTTCAGGAGGCCGCCCATGGGCGCCTTCCCGCCCCTCCTGATCCCGCCCGCGTGGCCGCCCGTCACCGCGCAGTGGGGCTACCCGCGGGTGGTCAATCCCTTGGGGTGGGCGGGGCTCACGCCCGGCCTCACGCCCGCCCTCAGCCCGCACCACTACCCCATGCTGCTCCCGCACCCGTACCCGCTGCCGCGGCCGCTGCTCCCCTCGCAGCTGCCGCCCGCGTCGCCGCCGCCCAAGTCTCCGCCGCCGCGGACGCCCCCGGGGGAGCGCGCGCCCCGCGACGACCTGCCGCTGCCGCTGGTGACGCgcgtggcggcggcggaggggccGAGCCCGAGCGCGGGCGCGCACCCCGCCGCGCGCGCCGAGGTGAGCGTGGTGCGCAAGGCGGGCAAGGCGCCGTCCAAGTTCCTGAGCGTGGAGTCCCTGATCGCGTCGGACAGCCCGTCGCGGGCGCCGGCCGACGGCGAGGACGACGTGGCCGGCAGCATGGGCGGCGACGCGTGCCCGCCCGACGACGACGACACCATCCACGCCCTGCTGCAGCCCAGCAAGCAGAAACAGCGCAACTACAAGAACATGACGCGGGAGCGGCGCATCGAGGCCAACGCGCGCGAGCGCAACCGCGTCCACACCATCAGCGCCGCCTTCGAGAAGCTGCGCACGTCGGTGCCGGCCTACAGCCACAACCAGAAGCTGTCCAAGCTGTCGGTGCTGAGAATAGCGTGCTCGTACATCCTGTCGCTGTCGCGCCTCGCCGGCCACGACTACAGCGCGGGCGGCACCGAGCCCTCGTTCAGCGAGTGCGTCGACCTGACGACGCGGACCATCCAGGTGGAGGGCAAGGCCAAGAAGAAGCGGGACGAGTAG